Proteins encoded by one window of Quadrisphaera setariae:
- a CDS encoding pyridoxal phosphate-dependent aminotransferase, which translates to MSSALRQADRLRTVRYDIRGPLLRRAREIEAAGHEVVKLNIGNPAAWGLQAPDAVVRGLVEHINDAEGYSDARGILSAREAVSDYYTGRGVVGVGPDHVMLGNGVSELIVMTLQALLDPGDQVLVPSPDYPLWTGAVRLSGGTAVHYRCDEEDGWQPDVADVAAKVTPATKALVIINPNNPTGAVYSRETLLALLDVARQHGLLVLADEIYDHILFGSPDAPVVHEHAAALAPDLVVLTMCGLSKNHRAAGFRSAWLAISGPRERAADYLDGLELLANMRMCPNVPAQHAVASALADRASIDPLLSPGGRLREQRDHALRRLNAIPGVSCVEPRGALYLFARLDRAVYPVDDDEALVMDLLNAEHLLVTHGTGFNLPTPDHLRMVFLAPVEVLDDAADRLERFLAGRRR; encoded by the coding sequence GTGAGCAGCGCACTCCGCCAGGCCGACCGTTTGCGCACGGTGCGCTACGACATCCGCGGTCCGCTGCTGCGCAGGGCCCGCGAGATCGAGGCCGCCGGCCACGAGGTGGTGAAGCTCAACATCGGCAACCCCGCCGCGTGGGGGCTGCAGGCCCCCGACGCCGTCGTCCGAGGTCTGGTCGAGCACATCAACGACGCTGAGGGCTACAGCGACGCCCGCGGCATCCTGTCCGCCCGCGAGGCGGTGTCTGACTACTACACCGGGCGTGGCGTGGTCGGCGTCGGGCCGGACCACGTGATGCTCGGCAACGGGGTGTCCGAGCTCATCGTCATGACGCTGCAGGCCCTGCTCGACCCGGGCGACCAGGTGCTGGTCCCCTCCCCCGACTACCCGCTGTGGACCGGCGCGGTGCGCCTGTCCGGCGGCACGGCCGTGCACTACCGCTGCGACGAGGAAGACGGCTGGCAGCCGGACGTCGCCGACGTCGCCGCCAAGGTCACCCCGGCCACCAAGGCGCTGGTGATCATCAACCCGAACAACCCCACGGGTGCGGTGTACTCGCGGGAGACCCTGCTGGCGCTGCTGGACGTCGCCCGCCAGCACGGGCTGCTGGTGCTGGCCGACGAGATCTACGACCACATCCTCTTCGGCTCCCCCGACGCCCCGGTCGTCCACGAGCACGCCGCGGCGCTCGCGCCCGACCTCGTGGTGCTGACGATGTGCGGGCTCTCCAAGAACCACCGCGCGGCCGGTTTCCGGTCGGCGTGGCTGGCGATCTCCGGTCCGCGCGAGCGCGCCGCCGACTACCTCGACGGCCTCGAGCTGCTCGCCAACATGCGCATGTGCCCCAACGTGCCCGCGCAGCACGCGGTGGCCTCGGCGCTGGCGGACCGCGCCAGCATCGACCCGCTCCTCTCGCCGGGCGGCCGGCTGCGCGAGCAGCGCGACCACGCGCTGCGGCGCCTCAACGCCATCCCCGGCGTCTCGTGCGTGGAGCCCCGGGGGGCGCTGTACCTCTTCGCCAGGCTCGACCGCGCGGTCTACCCCGTCGACGACGACGAGGCGCTGGTCATGGACCTCCTCAACGCCGAGCACCTGCTCGTCACGCACGGAACGGGCTTCAACCTGCCCACGCCCGACCACCTGCGGATGGTGTTCCTGGCGCCGGTGGAGGTGCTGGACGACGCCGCCGACCGGCTGGAGAGGTTCCTCGCCGGGCGCCGGCGCTGA
- a CDS encoding organic hydroperoxide resistance protein encodes MTTQLEKTIYTAEALSTGSGRSGQVRTSDGTLDLQLASPKEAGGSGEGTNPEQLFAAGYAACFHSALLGQARQRKVSVEGSSVGAQVSLGPVAGGGYGLAVHLEVTIPELDAAQAQELADAAHAVCPYSNATRGNIEVTVTVSDD; translated from the coding sequence GTGACGACCCAGCTCGAGAAGACCATCTACACCGCCGAGGCGCTGAGCACCGGGTCCGGCCGCTCAGGCCAGGTCCGCACCAGCGACGGCACGCTCGACCTGCAGCTCGCGTCCCCGAAGGAGGCCGGTGGCTCCGGGGAGGGCACCAACCCCGAGCAGCTCTTCGCCGCCGGGTACGCCGCGTGCTTCCACTCCGCGCTGCTCGGGCAGGCCCGCCAGCGCAAGGTGTCCGTGGAGGGCAGCAGCGTCGGCGCGCAGGTCAGCCTCGGTCCCGTGGCCGGCGGCGGCTACGGCCTGGCCGTCCACCTCGAGGTGACCATCCCCGAGCTCGACGCCGCCCAGGCCCAGGAGCTGGCCGACGCCGCCCACGCCGTGTGCCCCTACTCGAACGCGACGCGGGGGAACATCGAGGTGACGGTCACCGTCTCCGACGACTGA
- a CDS encoding MarR family winged helix-turn-helix transcriptional regulator: MTAEDDDSAGAAPAAPDRAALEARVLAEQEAVQHLALRAGLDDLLSLPLTIVQLKCLLVVLADGGSTGRALGARLGVSPPTVSGVVDRLVDAGYLQRSTDPGDRRVVRLEPTPRTLEWADGIARSFQARGAEVTSQLSDSELRHLAIGTAAVRRVLEQQISPPEHPGGTP; this comes from the coding sequence GTGACCGCTGAGGACGACGACAGCGCCGGGGCGGCCCCCGCTGCGCCGGACCGCGCCGCCCTCGAGGCCCGGGTGCTGGCCGAGCAGGAGGCCGTCCAGCACCTGGCCCTGAGGGCCGGCCTGGACGACCTGCTGTCGCTGCCCCTGACCATCGTCCAGCTCAAGTGCCTGCTCGTGGTGCTCGCCGACGGCGGCTCCACGGGCCGCGCGCTCGGAGCCAGGCTCGGCGTCTCGCCGCCCACCGTCTCCGGCGTCGTCGACAGGCTCGTCGACGCCGGCTACCTGCAGCGCAGCACGGATCCCGGCGACCGCCGCGTGGTGCGGCTGGAGCCCACCCCGCGCACCCTGGAGTGGGCCGACGGCATCGCCCGAAGCTTCCAGGCCCGCGGCGCCGAGGTCACCTCGCAGCTCAGCGACAGCGAGCTGCGCCACCTCGCCATCGGCACGGCGGCGGTCCGCCGCGTGCTCGAGCAGCAGATCTCCCCACCGGAACACCCAGGAGGAACCCCGTGA
- a CDS encoding general stress protein — translation MAQTTDSTVSAPTATEDLVGRYREYADAQRAVDTLSDAGFPVGSVRIVGRDVTIVEQVTGRLTKARATGLGAASGAWFGLFIGLLMALFSVGGFSALLLVGLVIGAFWGAVFGFFGHLATGGQRDFSSVRSLAAGSYDVLTDTGLGERARAVLSGTTAA, via the coding sequence ATGGCCCAGACCACCGACAGCACCGTCAGCGCGCCCACCGCGACCGAGGACCTCGTCGGGCGCTACCGCGAGTACGCCGACGCGCAGCGCGCCGTCGACACGCTCTCCGACGCGGGGTTCCCCGTCGGCTCGGTGCGCATCGTGGGCCGCGACGTCACCATCGTCGAGCAGGTCACCGGCCGCCTCACCAAGGCCCGCGCCACCGGCCTCGGCGCCGCGAGCGGAGCCTGGTTCGGCCTCTTCATCGGCCTGCTCATGGCGCTGTTCTCCGTGGGCGGCTTCTCAGCGCTGCTGCTGGTCGGCCTGGTCATCGGCGCCTTCTGGGGCGCCGTCTTCGGTTTCTTCGGCCACCTGGCCACCGGCGGGCAGCGCGACTTCAGCTCCGTCCGCAGCCTCGCCGCCGGCTCCTACGACGTGCTCACCGACACCGGCCTGGGGGAGCGCGCCCGCGCCGTCCTGTCCGGCACCACCGCAGCGTGA
- a CDS encoding GNAT family N-acetyltransferase: MLPAASIPARRSTPLPGRSGCPSRRASASRPTPTRPPSASCTCARGTRPTTRRPASTRPGWTSTSASSPHLPRTSSGARSSQRSALTRSARTTASRRGEEVVGFVHASLPAAEGDHGEAVLEALYLLRSEHGTGLADRLLGSALGWAGGRAVRLEVSPLSVRAVPFYRRHGFRPTGETGVFRDRVPTLRMRRPVDR; encoded by the coding sequence GTGTTGCCCGCAGCAAGCATTCCCGCGCGTCGTTCCACCCCTCTCCCAGGGAGGTCCGGGTGTCCGTCCAGGCGAGCCTCCGCGAGCCGTCCGACGCCGACGCGTCCGCCGTCGGCGTCATGCACCTGCGCGCGTGGCACGAGACCTACGACGAGGCGCCCGGCCTCGACGCGGCCTGGGTGGACGAGCACATCGGCTTCATCGCCTCACCTGCCGCGGACGAGTTCCGGCGCCAGGTCCTCGCAGCGCAGCGCACTGACCCGGTCCGCACGCACTACCGCGTCGCGCCGGGGCGAGGAGGTGGTCGGCTTCGTGCACGCGTCCCTGCCCGCAGCAGAGGGCGACCACGGCGAGGCGGTCCTCGAGGCGCTGTACCTGCTCCGCTCCGAGCACGGGACCGGCCTGGCCGACAGGCTCCTGGGCAGCGCCCTGGGCTGGGCGGGCGGACGTGCGGTCAGGCTGGAGGTCTCACCGCTGAGCGTGCGCGCCGTGCCCTTCTACCGGCGTCACGGGTTCAGGCCGACGGGCGAGACGGGCGTCTTCCGCGACCGCGTGCCCACGCTGCGGATGCGCCGCCCCGTCGACCGCTGA
- a CDS encoding VOC family protein: protein MTIATTGFSHVRLTVRDIEVSRRFYDRVFGWEVAYEVPADADQATRDRLWFVFDGVIYKVPGGLLGLRPVAPADDSFSEDRVGLDHLSFSVAAKADLDAAVAVLDAAGVEHGGVKDAGTMHLLELRDPDGIALELVAMKG, encoded by the coding sequence GTGACCATCGCGACCACCGGCTTCAGCCACGTCCGCCTCACCGTCCGCGACATCGAGGTCTCGCGGCGGTTCTACGACCGGGTCTTCGGCTGGGAGGTGGCCTACGAGGTCCCCGCCGACGCCGACCAGGCCACCCGCGACCGGCTGTGGTTCGTCTTCGACGGCGTGATCTACAAGGTCCCCGGCGGCCTGCTCGGGCTGCGTCCCGTGGCTCCCGCGGACGACTCCTTCAGCGAGGACCGCGTGGGCCTCGACCACCTCTCGTTCTCCGTGGCGGCCAAGGCCGACCTGGACGCCGCCGTCGCCGTCCTCGACGCCGCGGGCGTGGAGCACGGCGGGGTGAAGGACGCCGGCACCATGCATCTGCTGGAGCTCCGCGACCCCGACGGCATCGCCCTCGAGCTCGTCGCGATGAAGGGCTGA
- a CDS encoding LysE family translocator, whose amino-acid sequence MIPLDHLLAFLLASVVIVVVPGPSVLFVLGRSIAHGRRAGVLSVLGNALGTVPAVLAVAFGVGAVVAASVVAFTVLKLAGAAYLVWLGVQAIRHRNDHARVDAPNAATTGQLLRQGFVVGATNPKTIAFFVAVLPQFVAVEAGPVWAQLLVLGVVFQLMAVVSDSTWALAAGTARTWFARSPKRMSTLSGTGGVMMIGLGGTLALSGSKH is encoded by the coding sequence ATGATCCCGCTCGACCACCTGCTGGCGTTCCTCCTCGCGTCGGTGGTGATCGTCGTGGTCCCCGGCCCGAGCGTGCTGTTCGTGCTCGGGCGCTCCATCGCGCACGGCCGCCGCGCCGGGGTGCTGAGCGTGCTCGGCAACGCCCTCGGCACGGTGCCGGCGGTGCTCGCGGTGGCGTTCGGGGTGGGGGCGGTGGTCGCGGCGTCGGTGGTCGCCTTCACCGTGCTGAAGCTGGCGGGGGCGGCGTACCTCGTCTGGCTGGGCGTGCAGGCGATCCGCCACCGCAACGACCACGCCCGCGTCGACGCCCCGAACGCCGCCACCACCGGACAGCTCCTGCGGCAGGGCTTCGTGGTGGGAGCGACCAACCCCAAGACGATCGCGTTCTTCGTGGCGGTCCTGCCGCAGTTCGTGGCCGTGGAGGCTGGGCCGGTGTGGGCGCAGCTGCTCGTCCTCGGCGTGGTCTTCCAGCTCATGGCGGTGGTGTCCGACAGCACGTGGGCGCTGGCGGCGGGCACGGCGCGGACGTGGTTCGCGCGCTCCCCGAAGCGGATGTCCACGCTGTCCGGCACGGGCGGAGTCATGATGATCGGGCTCGGCGGGACGCTGGCGCTGTCCGGCTCGAAGCACTGA
- a CDS encoding aminoglycoside phosphotransferase family protein, translating into MGPETGDDAVRATARRLLPDTAASHVSAAEVVRGEFHDVVLLPGRAVVKVARGLAAQHLERRAALLDALADAGLPLAVPRPLSEVVRTGEASAAVALSWVPGEPAPVGAGGEQRVEQLQQLLTAMAAVDVSAGTPVGRCLDVPHAYAGRGRWAELMARVVAMLPDDVRDDAAACLRAAVDLPPVPPRLVHGDLAGHNLRWHADGTLAGVIDWDLASAWDPAVDLGCLVWFGWDAVDAACAGLGGGWPTAAERARVWFATFPLEGPAALLDDGAPAALVAERLERVATALRRERDAAGARR; encoded by the coding sequence GTGGGACCTGAGACCGGAGACGACGCCGTGCGGGCGACCGCCCGACGGCTGCTCCCCGACACCGCCGCCAGCCACGTCAGCGCCGCGGAGGTGGTCCGCGGCGAGTTCCACGACGTCGTCCTGCTGCCGGGCAGGGCGGTGGTCAAGGTCGCGCGCGGCCTGGCCGCCCAGCACCTGGAGCGGCGGGCGGCGCTGCTCGACGCACTGGCCGACGCGGGACTGCCGCTCGCCGTCCCGCGGCCGCTGAGCGAGGTGGTCCGCACCGGGGAGGCGAGCGCCGCGGTGGCGCTGTCGTGGGTCCCCGGCGAGCCGGCGCCGGTGGGTGCAGGCGGTGAGCAGCGCGTCGAGCAGCTGCAGCAGCTGCTCACGGCGATGGCCGCGGTGGACGTGTCTGCGGGCACTCCGGTGGGCCGGTGCCTGGACGTCCCGCACGCGTACGCGGGTCGCGGGCGGTGGGCGGAGCTCATGGCCCGGGTGGTGGCGATGCTCCCCGACGACGTGCGCGACGACGCTGCCGCTTGCCTGCGCGCTGCCGTCGACCTGCCGCCCGTGCCGCCGCGGCTCGTGCACGGCGACCTCGCCGGGCACAACCTGCGCTGGCACGCCGACGGGACGCTGGCGGGCGTCATCGACTGGGACCTCGCCAGCGCGTGGGACCCCGCCGTCGACCTGGGCTGCCTGGTCTGGTTCGGGTGGGACGCCGTCGACGCGGCGTGCGCCGGCCTGGGCGGCGGGTGGCCGACCGCTGCGGAGCGGGCCCGGGTGTGGTTCGCGACGTTCCCGCTGGAGGGGCCGGCGGCGCTGCTGGACGACGGCGCCCCGGCGGCCCTGGTCGCCGAGCGGCTGGAGCGGGTGGCCACCGCGCTGCGCCGCGAGCGGGACGCGGCAGGCGCGCGGCGCTAG
- a CDS encoding alpha/beta fold hydrolase has protein sequence MATSCTATTPDGHELWAQQSGDPGGSPVLLVMGAASSSAVWPPGLVERLGRRHRVIVWDHRDTGRSSTSAGREPYALTDLAADAVVVLDAFGVPAAHVVGMSMGGLLTQLLLLDHPERLLSTTLFCTGPLPGAEAPGDAAPAPAPELLALWAQLGEERDESAEMDFRLRHWRLLNGHGMPFDEAEFRALEGRVVAHGGRMDASSATAHARAGTSGLARGAELRDVRTPVLVVEAPQDPACPPPCAQLLEAAIGDASTTRRVVVPGMGHALPAAVVGPLLDAVEAHLDAVDGTDG, from the coding sequence GTGGCGACCTCGTGCACGGCCACCACGCCCGACGGCCACGAGCTGTGGGCCCAGCAGAGCGGTGACCCCGGCGGCAGCCCGGTGCTGCTGGTCATGGGCGCGGCGTCCTCCAGCGCGGTGTGGCCGCCGGGGCTGGTCGAGCGGCTCGGGCGGCGGCACCGCGTCATCGTGTGGGACCACCGCGACACGGGGCGGTCCAGCACCTCAGCGGGTCGCGAGCCGTACGCGCTGACGGACCTGGCCGCGGACGCCGTCGTCGTCCTCGACGCCTTCGGGGTGCCTGCGGCGCACGTGGTGGGGATGTCGATGGGCGGACTGCTCACCCAGCTCCTGCTGCTCGACCACCCCGAGCGGCTGCTGTCGACGACGCTGTTCTGCACCGGTCCGCTGCCAGGCGCGGAAGCTCCCGGCGACGCAGCACCAGCACCGGCGCCCGAGCTGCTGGCGCTGTGGGCGCAGCTCGGAGAGGAGCGCGACGAGTCCGCCGAGATGGACTTCCGGCTGCGCCACTGGCGACTGCTCAACGGCCACGGGATGCCGTTCGACGAGGCGGAGTTCAGGGCGCTCGAGGGGCGGGTGGTCGCGCACGGCGGACGGATGGACGCGAGCTCGGCCACCGCGCACGCCCGCGCGGGCACGTCCGGTCTGGCGCGCGGAGCGGAGCTGCGCGACGTAAGGACGCCGGTGCTCGTGGTCGAGGCGCCGCAGGACCCGGCCTGCCCGCCGCCGTGCGCACAGCTGCTGGAGGCGGCGATCGGCGACGCCTCGACCACCCGCCGGGTGGTCGTGCCCGGGATGGGCCACGCGCTGCCGGCGGCGGTGGTCGGGCCGCTGCTCGACGCGGTGGAGGCGCACCTCGACGCCGTAGACGGCACCGACGGGTGA
- a CDS encoding phosphotransferase enzyme family protein, whose amino-acid sequence MDEEELADVVLQRWGLPGAVVQPLGGGMNSRTWVVEVTAPCGQVGRWAAKQVAPALHPPFRRGLLAASLVEGAGVRAGVPRPTVGGADHADLPDGPLALLRWVDGTPLDDDDDDAPALMGAALGTAHRVLRGVDDGSAARFPPWPELEGDHLDVEPWVRPAVAGALATYRDLLAGSGGGALGGSSVGLLHADPAPDAFLRPVSGDDPRCGLIDWSSAEHGPLLYDVASAVMYVGGYERGRALVEAYAEVVAPEADAAALLPQVEVLLGLRQAVQAAYFARRLAVDDLTGIDGPEGNLEGLHHARDFFAALG is encoded by the coding sequence GTGGACGAGGAGGAGCTCGCTGACGTCGTCCTCCAGCGGTGGGGCCTGCCCGGCGCCGTGGTGCAGCCGCTGGGCGGCGGCATGAACTCACGCACCTGGGTGGTGGAGGTGACGGCGCCGTGCGGACAGGTGGGGCGCTGGGCCGCCAAGCAGGTGGCGCCGGCGCTGCACCCGCCCTTCCGCCGCGGGCTGCTCGCGGCCTCGCTCGTGGAGGGGGCGGGGGTGCGTGCCGGTGTGCCGCGCCCGACCGTCGGCGGCGCGGACCATGCCGACCTGCCCGACGGCCCGCTGGCGCTGCTGCGCTGGGTCGACGGCACGCCGCTGGACGATGACGACGACGATGCGCCCGCGCTCATGGGCGCCGCCCTCGGAACGGCGCACCGCGTGCTGCGGGGTGTGGACGACGGGTCGGCGGCGCGCTTCCCGCCCTGGCCGGAGCTGGAGGGCGACCACCTCGACGTGGAGCCCTGGGTGCGCCCGGCGGTGGCCGGAGCGCTCGCCACCTACCGCGACCTGCTGGCCGGTTCCGGCGGCGGGGCCCTCGGAGGGTCGTCGGTGGGGCTGCTGCACGCCGACCCGGCACCCGACGCGTTCCTGCGCCCGGTCAGCGGGGATGACCCGCGCTGCGGTCTCATCGACTGGTCGAGCGCCGAGCACGGTCCGCTGCTCTACGACGTCGCCTCGGCGGTGATGTACGTCGGAGGGTACGAGCGCGGGCGGGCGCTGGTGGAGGCGTACGCAGAGGTGGTGGCCCCGGAGGCAGACGCGGCGGCGCTCCTGCCTCAGGTGGAGGTCCTGCTGGGGCTGCGCCAGGCGGTGCAGGCCGCGTACTTCGCGCGGCGCCTGGCAGTGGACGACCTCACCGGCATCGACGGACCCGAGGGCAACCTCGAGGGCCTCCACCACGCGCGGGACTTCTTCGCCGCCCTCGGCTGA
- a CDS encoding ABC transporter ATP-binding protein: MSTAAAPTQAARPADLDDERGQSLPLLRSVLRPVRSRVWLLVLLVVVSQAAVVAGPALVAVGIDTGLPALRDGDAVPLVLVGGGYLLAALVGGLLSAAVVRQSAAASQTVLLDLRRRVFRQTQRLDLEFHERYTSGRVISRQTSDIEAVRDLLDSGVTVLATSALSMVLTAVSLVVLDGPSGAVLLVAVVPGVLLTRWFQRRSQEQYRRTRVVAARVIVAFVETMTGVRAVQAFRRERRSAAAYAALTEDYRAVQDQAIRVNGVFDLWLTMIGNVTVAVVLLVGGLRVLDGALDVGVLVAAVLYARRFFTPLRDVGMFYNSFQSAQAALEKLASLLAQEPRLTDPAHPVPLPHPMGGLELDHVTFGYADGPDVLHDVHVSIPAGQTVALVGSTGAGKSTVAKLVARFYDVRRGAVRLDGVDVRSVAPGDLRRAIVMVTQEAYLFSGSVAENIAVGRPDATRAEIEAAGRAVGVHDLVMTFPQGYDTPVDSRGVRLSAGQRQLVSFARAFLADPAVLVLDEATSSLDVPGEQHVQEALERLLADRTAVVVAHRLSTVMTADRVLVVEGGRVVEDGSPAELVARGGRFARLHEDWQASISAAV, from the coding sequence ATGAGCACCGCCGCTGCTCCGACCCAGGCTGCGCGACCAGCAGACCTCGACGACGAGCGCGGCCAGTCGCTGCCGCTGCTGCGCTCGGTGCTGCGCCCGGTCCGCAGCCGGGTCTGGCTGCTCGTGCTCCTCGTGGTGGTGAGCCAGGCGGCGGTGGTGGCGGGGCCGGCGCTCGTGGCCGTCGGCATCGACACGGGCCTGCCGGCGCTGCGCGACGGAGACGCCGTCCCCCTGGTCCTCGTCGGCGGCGGGTACCTCCTGGCCGCGCTGGTCGGCGGGCTGCTGTCCGCGGCGGTGGTGCGCCAGTCGGCGGCGGCCAGCCAGACGGTGCTGCTGGACCTGCGCCGACGCGTGTTCCGCCAGACGCAGCGGCTCGACCTGGAGTTCCACGAGCGCTACACCTCCGGGCGCGTCATCTCCCGGCAGACCTCGGACATCGAGGCCGTCCGCGACCTCCTCGACAGCGGCGTCACCGTGCTGGCCACCAGTGCGCTGTCGATGGTGCTCACCGCCGTCTCGCTCGTGGTGCTCGACGGCCCCTCCGGCGCGGTGCTGCTGGTGGCGGTGGTGCCCGGCGTGCTGCTGACGCGGTGGTTCCAGCGGCGCTCGCAGGAGCAGTACCGGCGCACGCGCGTGGTGGCCGCCCGCGTCATCGTGGCGTTCGTCGAGACGATGACCGGAGTCCGCGCCGTGCAGGCGTTCCGCCGCGAGCGCAGGTCCGCCGCTGCCTACGCCGCGCTGACCGAGGACTACCGGGCCGTGCAGGACCAGGCGATCCGCGTCAACGGGGTCTTCGACCTGTGGCTCACCATGATCGGCAACGTGACCGTGGCGGTGGTGCTGCTGGTCGGGGGCCTGCGGGTGCTCGACGGGGCCCTCGACGTCGGCGTGCTGGTGGCCGCGGTGCTGTACGCGCGGCGCTTCTTCACCCCGCTGCGCGACGTGGGGATGTTCTACAACTCCTTCCAGTCCGCGCAGGCGGCGCTGGAGAAGCTCGCGTCGCTGCTCGCCCAGGAGCCGCGCCTGACGGACCCGGCCCACCCGGTGCCCCTGCCGCACCCGATGGGTGGTCTGGAGCTCGACCACGTGACCTTCGGGTACGCCGACGGTCCCGACGTGCTCCACGACGTGCACGTGAGCATCCCCGCCGGGCAGACCGTGGCGCTGGTCGGCTCGACGGGGGCGGGGAAGTCGACGGTGGCGAAGCTGGTGGCGCGGTTCTACGACGTGCGCCGCGGCGCGGTGCGACTGGACGGCGTGGACGTGCGCTCCGTCGCCCCCGGCGACCTGCGGCGGGCGATCGTCATGGTGACCCAGGAGGCGTACCTGTTCTCCGGGTCCGTCGCGGAGAACATCGCCGTCGGCCGCCCGGACGCCACGCGCGCCGAGATCGAGGCGGCGGGGCGCGCCGTCGGCGTGCACGACCTCGTCATGACCTTCCCCCAGGGCTACGACACCCCGGTGGACAGCCGCGGCGTGCGGCTCTCGGCGGGGCAGCGGCAGCTGGTGAGCTTCGCGCGGGCGTTCCTGGCCGACCCCGCGGTGCTCGTGCTCGACGAGGCCACCAGCTCCCTGGACGTCCCGGGCGAGCAGCACGTGCAGGAGGCGCTCGAGCGGCTGCTCGCGGACCGCACGGCCGTGGTGGTGGCGCACCGGCTGTCCACCGTGATGACCGCCGACCGCGTGCTCGTGGTGGAGGGCGGTCGCGTGGTGGAGGACGGCTCGCCCGCCGAGCTGGTGGCGCGCGGTGGGCGGTTCGCCCGGCTCCACGAGGACTGGCAGGCCTCGATCAGCGCCGCCGTCTGA
- a CDS encoding ABC transporter ATP-binding protein has translation MALGTLAALVASLIALAVPQVLRELVNGPLLTSGSRTGVVEAALLVLALGVAEAVLIWSRRVFVATPGTTVEATMRLDLFRHLLELPLSFHDRWSTGQLLQRAMADLSTVRRWLIFGLLMLVVSITTVVVGVGLMLWTAWPLGLVYLAGAVPVMVLSHRFGGEYRVIARRARDQAGGLAGRVEESVHGIRVLKAFGRGDDALGDFTRDAEHLRGTEIRKARTLSGLTLALGLIPEAATAVSLVLGVWLASQGAVSVGALVAFFATAAVVNAPVERIGQLLAMTLDARTATDRYLDVLETLSDVQDPPRPVDPPAPGPRGSRVELRGVGFSHDNGERPVLDGVDLVLEPGCTTALVGLTGSGKTTLAQLVPRLVDPTQGQVLLDGVDVRDLRREDLRSAVAVAFEDPVLFSESVAENVLLGLPAGASGPDERERERLLVEALRVASADFVDHLPDGVDTRVGEEGLSLSGGQRQRLALARAVASHPRVLVLDDPLSALDVTTEAVVTERLREVLAGTTTLVVAHRTSTVALADRVAVLEDGRITGVGTHDELLRQHPHYRYVLTALDGTEDDDDEEGAA, from the coding sequence ATGGCCCTGGGAACGCTGGCGGCGCTGGTCGCCAGCCTCATCGCGCTCGCCGTGCCGCAGGTGCTGCGCGAGCTCGTCAACGGACCGCTGCTCACGTCGGGGTCGCGCACCGGCGTGGTGGAGGCCGCCCTGCTCGTGCTGGCCCTCGGCGTGGCCGAGGCCGTGCTCATCTGGAGCCGGCGCGTGTTCGTGGCCACGCCCGGCACCACCGTCGAGGCGACGATGCGCCTGGACCTGTTCCGCCACCTGCTCGAGCTGCCGCTGAGCTTCCACGACCGCTGGTCCACCGGGCAGCTGCTGCAGCGGGCCATGGCCGACCTGTCCACCGTCCGCCGCTGGCTGATCTTCGGGCTGCTCATGCTGGTGGTCTCCATCACCACGGTGGTGGTGGGCGTGGGCCTGATGCTGTGGACCGCCTGGCCGCTGGGGCTGGTCTACCTCGCCGGGGCGGTACCGGTCATGGTGCTGAGCCACCGGTTCGGCGGCGAGTACCGGGTGATCGCCCGCCGCGCCCGCGACCAGGCCGGTGGCCTCGCGGGACGCGTGGAGGAGTCCGTCCACGGCATCCGCGTGCTCAAGGCGTTCGGCCGCGGCGACGACGCCCTGGGCGACTTCACCCGAGACGCCGAGCACCTGCGCGGCACCGAGATCCGCAAGGCGCGCACCCTGTCCGGCCTCACCCTGGCGCTCGGGCTGATCCCCGAGGCCGCGACGGCCGTCAGCCTGGTCCTCGGGGTGTGGCTGGCGTCGCAGGGCGCGGTGTCGGTGGGTGCGCTGGTGGCGTTCTTCGCGACCGCCGCCGTGGTCAACGCCCCCGTGGAGCGGATCGGCCAGCTGCTGGCCATGACGCTGGACGCGCGCACCGCGACCGACAGGTACCTCGACGTCCTCGAGACGCTCTCCGACGTGCAGGACCCGCCCCGCCCGGTGGACCCGCCGGCGCCCGGTCCGCGGGGCTCGCGCGTGGAGCTGCGCGGCGTGGGCTTCTCCCACGACAACGGCGAGCGGCCCGTGCTCGACGGCGTCGACCTGGTGCTCGAGCCCGGGTGCACCACGGCGCTGGTGGGCCTGACGGGCAGCGGCAAGACCACGCTGGCGCAGCTGGTGCCGCGCCTGGTGGACCCGACGCAGGGCCAGGTGCTGCTCGACGGGGTCGACGTGCGCGACCTGCGCCGGGAGGACCTGCGCTCCGCGGTGGCGGTCGCCTTCGAGGACCCGGTGCTCTTCTCCGAGTCCGTCGCCGAGAACGTGCTGCTCGGGCTGCCCGCCGGGGCTTCCGGACCCGACGAGCGCGAGCGGGAGCGCCTGCTCGTCGAGGCCCTCCGGGTGGCCAGCGCCGACTTCGTCGACCACCTGCCCGACGGGGTGGACACCCGCGTGGGGGAGGAGGGGCTGAGCCTGTCCGGCGGGCAGCGCCAGCGCCTGGCCCTGGCGCGGGCGGTGGCCTCGCACCCGCGGGTGCTCGTCCTGGACGACCCGCTCTCCGCCCTCGACGTCACCACCGAGGCCGTGGTCACCGAGCGACTGCGGGAGGTGCTGGCGGGGACCACCACGCTCGTGGTCGCCCACCGCACCTCCACGGTGGCCCTCGCCGACCGGGTGGCCGTGCTGGAGGACGGGCGCATCACCGGCGTCGGCACCCACGACGAGCTGCTGCGGCAGCACCCCCACTACCGCTACGTGCTCACCGCCCTGGACGGCACGGAGGACGACGACGACGAGGAGGGCGCCGCATGA